From Falco cherrug isolate bFalChe1 chromosome 4, bFalChe1.pri, whole genome shotgun sequence, one genomic window encodes:
- the LOC129736003 gene encoding maestro heat-like repeat-containing protein family member 6 encodes MTVLLCRMGLESHMLAIEAQGGWDMLLSAQTHLMGVRIVAREMMKTPRSLRSTIFRHLAELLYVENPSWEMVAMVFFVEMVGCIGLSEELDCALAIFPTYLQSQCLGMPTLVLRAILRLTERPDTARKTLVLLPYVMERLQADDSDGSAVALSVLDNMLQLPAGKKPSLIAPALADKLQPLFDNHLDTVREQSIHLFQSVMWLVVGAEKKKMKKKVWSSLLPLLLHLHDQNKSVAKASQEALCSAGLFLKWRQLVHMAETGQAWRISECLLAKKRSRAMAYLHQSLHYLHSSQEPLRWEAVRFIGLVGRCVREQWYLEYIRHVLKGAMKDTSPLVSSLATQTFLILGRRRL; translated from the exons ATGAcggtgctgctctgcaggatggGCCTTGAGAGCCACATGCTGGCCATCGAGGCGCAGGGTGGCTGGGACATGCTGCTCAGTGCCCAGACCCACCTCATGGGAGTGCGCATCGTGGCCAG GGAGATGATGAAGACCCCAAGATCCCTGCGCTCCACCATCTTCCGCCATCTGGCAGAGCTCCTCTATGTGGAGAACCCCTCCTGGGAGATGGTCGCCATGGTCTTCTTTGTTGAG ATGGTGGGCTGCATTGGCCTCAGTGAAGAGCTGGACTGTGCCCTGGCAATCTTCCCCACGTATCTGCAGAGCCAGTGCCTGGGGATGCCCACCCTGGTGCTCAGGGCCATCCTCAGGCTCACCGAGAGGCCTGACACA GCAAGGAAAACCCTTGTCCTGCTGCCGTACGTCATGGAGCGGCTGCAGGCTGATGACAGCGACGGCAGCGCCGTGGCCCTCTCCGTGCTTGACAACATGCTCCAGCTTCCGGCGGGGAAGAAGCCCAGCCTCATTGCCCCGGCGCTGGCTGACAAGCTCCAGCCACTCTTTGACAAT catttGGACACTGTGCGGGAGCAATCCATCCACCTCTTCCAAAGCGTGATGTGGCTCGTGGTGGGCGCTGAaaagaagaagatgaagaagaaggtgtggagcagcctgctgccactgctcttgCACCTGCACGATCAGAACAAAAGTGTGGCCAAG GCCTCCCAGGAAGCCCTCTGCAGTGCTGGCCTGTTCCTGAAGTGGAGGCAGCTGGTGCACATGGCTGAGACAGGGCAGGCATGGAGGATCAGCGAGTGCCTG ctggccAAGAAGAGGAGCAGGGCCATGGCCTACCTGCACCAGAGCCTGCATTACCTGCACAGCTCGCAGGAGCCCCTGCGATGGGAGGCTGTCAGGTTCATCG GGCTCGTTGGGCGGTGCGTGCGTGAGCAGTGGTACCTGGAGTACATCCGACATG TCCTTAAAGGCGCAATGAAAGACACCAGCCCCCTGGTCTCCTCCCTGGCAACTCAGACATTCCTCATCCTTGGACGACGAAGGCTGTAA
- the LOC129736030 gene encoding uncharacterized protein LOC129736030: MSRIPASHPRQSWQEKDRAAPAPSSRLKPNNLCKFPLLHAHSCHSDLAAPMEEENTLDIIRGFLRIRPKQADQKLKFLASICTVCGTASMDSSVWDELNDFQCEVVDIIQVLLQQEPTDDLGTTVRQQAMLAITSMSRVGLLLEEKTSSLLQACFCSIFYQHPQEDTQDPEASLYSMTMAVMDSMLQVLVCSAGTLGILELQNILQVWPWHRVPMGSDPRLQR; the protein is encoded by the exons ATGTCGAGGATACCCGCCAGCCACCCCAGGCAGTCCTGGCAGGAGAAGGacagagctgccccagctcccagctcgCGGCTGAAGCCCAACAATCTGTGCAAGTTCCCGCTGCTGCATGCGC ATTCCTGCCACTCGGACTTGGCTGCGCCCATGGAGGAAGAGAATACCCTGGACATCATCCGAGGCTTCCTCAGGATCAGACCAAAG CAAGCAGACCAGAAGCTGAAGTTTCTGGCCTCCATCTGCACCGTCTGCGGCACCGCCAGCATGGACTCCAGCGTGTGGGACGAGCTTAACGACTTTCAGTGCGAGGTGGTGGACATCATCCAG gtgctgctgcaacAGGAGCCCACTGACGACCTGGGCACCACGGTGCGGCAGCAAGCCATGTTGGCCATCACCTCCATGAG CAGAGTGGGACTGCTTCTGGAGGAGAAGACAAGCAGCCTCCTCCAagcctgcttctgcagcatcttctACCAGCACCCACAGGAGGACACCCAGGACCCCGAGGCTTCCCTCTACTCCATG ACCATGGCCGTGATGGACAgcatgctgcaggtgctggtATGCAGTGCTGGCACGCTTGGCATCCTGGAGCTGCAGAACATCTTGCAGGTCTGGCCTTGGCACAGGGTCCCTATGGGCAGTGACCCCCGGCTCCAGCGGTGA
- the LOC129735970 gene encoding maestro heat-like repeat-containing protein family member 7: MPQVCSCFAQTIVLRHQCSKSHQFAILGLLVGHLILCCTCKHERTRHEAAVALHHLHTFILQQRSRQRWPHDRGQLEHQEVWQVRQPQQLLQTSSAREIFLKFTKYLRPSDRADIILLAIKNMRDPSTYSIRVAAHMVDVLVLGPAFQPGQVLKIVRAIYTNLPSIRTLVAINSLDRALRVLADKHPSEVVAGLLQCSPTCTYVAVTMWTVMLFEPQAAKKVLQELINVMMNQSLHKTSASTKDNPRILSLAAARTISKILLQSSCPRDAEAIFPRLFLALLFQVSFTTELAPKEVQIFWKGHQQGLIAPIRSVVRAMTVLLCRMGLESHMLAIEAQGGWDMLLSAQTHLMGVRIVAREMMKTPRSLRSTIFRHLAELLYVENPSWEMVAMVFFVEMVGCIGLSEELDCALAIFPTYLQSQCLGMPTLVLRAILRLTERPDTVWKTLALLPYVMERLQADDSDGSAVALSVLDNMLQLPAGKLPSLIAPALADKLQPLFDNHLDTVREQSIHLFQSVMRLVVGAEKKKMKKKVWSSLLPLLLHLHDQNKSVAKASQEALRSAGLFLKWRQLVHMAATGQAWRISECLLAKKRSRAMAYLHQSLHYLHSSQEPLRWEAVRFIGLVGRCVREQWYLEYIRHVLKGAMKDTSPLVSSLATQTFLILGRRRL; encoded by the exons ATGCCACAG GTCTGCTCCTGCTTTGCACAAACTATAGTCCTCAGACACCAGTGCTCCAAGAGTCATCAGTTTGCCAtactggggctgctggtggggcacCTCATTCTCTGCTGCACCTGCAAGCATGAGAGGACCCGCCACGAGGCTGCAGTCGCTCTCCATCACCTGCACACCTTcatcctgcagcagagaa gcaggcagcgctggcCGCATGACAGAGGGCAGCTGGAGCACCAGGAGGTCTGGCAAGtgaggcagccccagcagcttttgcaaaCCAGCAGTGCCAGAGAAATCTTCTTG AAGTTCACGAAATACCTCCGTCCCTCTGACCGGGCAGACATCATCCTCCTAGCCATCAAGAACATGAGAGACCCAAGCACCTACAGCATCCGCGTGGCTGCCCACATGGTGGATGTCCTTGTGCTGGGCCCTGCCTTCCAGCCGGGGCAG GTCTTGAAGATCGTGCGCGCCATCTACACAAACCTGCCCTCCATCAGGACGCTGGTAGCCATCAACAGCCTGGACAGGGCCCTGCGCGTGCTGGCAGACAAACACCCCAGCGAGGTGGTGGCCGgcctgctgcagtgctcccCAACATGCACCTA TGTCGCCGTGACCATGTGGACGGTGATGCTCTTTGAGCCCCAGGCTGCGAagaaggtgctgcaggagctcaTCAACGTGATGATGAACCAGTCGCTGCACAAGACCTCCGCCTCTACCAAGGACAACCCGCGCATCCTCTCCCTGGCT gcagccaggaccATAAGCAAGATCCTCCTGCAGTCCAGCTGCCCACGGGACGCGGAAGCCATTTTCCCCCGGCTTTTCCTGGCACTGCTTTTCCAAGTGTCATTCACCACAGAGCTGGCGCCAAAGGAGGTGCAAATCTTCTGGAAGGGCCACCAACAGGGTCTGATTGCTCCTATCAG GTCTGTGGTGCGGGCCATGAcggtgctgctctgcaggatggGCCTTGAGAGCCACATGCTGGCCATCGAGGCGCAGGGTGGCTGGGACATGCTGCTCAGTGCCCAGACCCACCTCATGGGAGTGCGCATCGTGGCCAG GGAGATGATGAAGACCCCAAGATCCCTGCGCTCCACCATCTTCCGCCATCTGGCAGAGCTCCTCTATGTGGAGAACCCCTCCTGGGAGATGGTCGCCATGGTCTTCTTTGTTGAG ATGGTGGGCTGCATTGGCCTCAGTGAAGAGCTGGACTGTGCCCTGGCAATCTTCCCCACGTATCTGCAGAGCCAGTGCCTGGGGATGCCCACCCTGGTGCTCAGGGCCATCCTCAGGCTCACCGAGAGGCCTGACACA GTATGGAAAACCCTTGCCCTGCTGCCGTACGTCATGGAGCGGCTGCAGGCTGATGACAGCGACGGCAGCGCCGTGGCCCTCTCCGTGCTTGACAACATGCTCCAGCTTCCGGCGGGGAAGTTGCCCAGCCTCATTGCCCCGGCGCTGGCTGACAAGCTCCAGCCACTCTTTGACAAT catttGGACACTGTGCGGGAGCAATCCATCCACCTCTTCCAAAGCGTGATGAGGCTCGTGGTGGGCGCTGAaaagaagaagatgaagaagaaggtgtggagcagcctgctgccactgctcttgCACCTGCACGATCAGAACAAAAGTGTGGCCAAG GCCTCCCAGGAAGCCCTCCGCAGTGCTGGCCTGTTCCTGAAGTGGAGGCAGCTGGTGCACATGGCTGCGACCGGGCAGGCATGGAGGATCAGCGAGTGCCTG ctggccAAGAAGAGGAGCAGGGCCATGGCCTACCTGCACCAGAGCCTGCATTACCTGCACAGCTCGCAGGAGCCCCTGCGATGGGAGGCTGTCAGGTTCATCG GGCTCGTTGGGCGGTGCGTGCGTGAGCAGTGGTACCTGGAGTACATCCGACATG TCCTTAAAGGTGCAATGAAAGACACCAGCCCCCTGGTCTCCTCCCTGGCAACTCAGACATTCCTCATCCTTGGACGACGAAGGCTGTAA